AATGCATTGGCGTCACTTCCGGCGCAGAAACTGAAAGCGTCGCATCCGATCGGTATCACTTCCGGCGCAGCGATCGGCATGGAAACGGGTCTCGGGGAACGCGGGCGATAGCGGCGCCTTGTTTACACGTCACTTCCGGCGCCCCGGTCGCCATGGAAACAGAGACGCTGTAGGCCTCGTGGAGCGCGGTCCGGAGGCGGCGGGAAGCGCTGGGGGCCCCAGGGGCTCTGGGGGCCGCCGGGGGTTTTCGCGCGGGAGGATCCCGGCGTTTGGGGGGCGCGCGTTTTCCCGGAGCCCTGGGCCGATTTTCCGCTGACGGCCGATTTTGACCGCAGAGCGCCGTGCGATGGCGGCGCCACGGAACCGGAGGAGCTCCGCGCCGCCGCCACGAAGCCCCCGGCGACCCAACGCGGCCCTTCCGGACGAGCccctcccgccccgccgccgcctgcGGCCCCGACAACCCCGGGTAACGCGGGGCTCCGTTCCGCTCAGCGCCGCCCCGCTGCTCACCGCCGTCACCCGCCGCCCCGAGGACCACGCGAGGCTCCGCCGCCTCCGGACGCCGACTGAGCCGCCTCAGGAGCCGCGCGGAGCCCCGCCGGCCGTCGGCGTGCGGCTCTGGTGGCATCCGGAGCCGATGGAGAGCGCGGTGAAAGCGGGCCTGGAAGCGGCGCTGGGCTCTGAGGCggggatggagctgctgggtggtgcgaggcggcggcggccatCGCGCAGCGACACAAAGCTGCAGCCGCTGCACGGCCACGCTGGGACTCAGCCCCTGCACAGcgacacagagctgcagccccctgccGGCCCACGCTGCCGTGCAGCCCGAGGAGTTTCCCCCATCGCCGCCCGGCCCCCCCCCCGAGGCTCTCCGGGATCTCCTGGCCCGGCTGGGCTCGGCGCTGCCCGCCCCCTCCTGGCGTTTCCCACGCGGAGCCGCTGCTGGAGCCGGCAGCCACCGACCTCGATCTGACCGCAGGGCGATCGCAGCAGCAGCCCGGGGCGGCTCGGAAAAACCCCCGGAGCGCCCGCCACGACCGCGGCAGCTCCTGCACGACTACCGGCGATTCCTCAGCGCCGCCGGCTCCGACTTCCTCCACGCCATCTTCAACCTCAGCAGCGCCGACGGCGACGAGGAGCCGCCCGACGAGCGCCCGTGGGGGACGGCGGAGCCCCCGGCTGCAGCCCGGCTGACGGCAGAGCCGCCGCCTGCAGCTCCGACGCCCagcctgaggagctgcagcacccGCCTGCACCGCCTCTGGGCCGCCCTCCAGCTCCCCGCGGCCGAGCGCTTGGCCATGGCCACCAAATACGGCCCTGCGGCCGCCCGGCCGCGACTGAAGGCCGCCTTGGAGCTGTGGGAAGAAGCGGCCGCTCTGATCCGCCGGCGGGAGCGGCTGTTGGCTctgctggaagggctggagctccGAACTTCCGACCCCGACCGCTTCTTCCAGCGCCGCCCCGGGCTCCCGTCCTCGGCCGCCCTCCACGGGGAGACGCGAGCGCGGCGGCGGCTGAACGCGGAGGTGCTGCGCTGCGAGGAGGAGCCTGCGGGGGAAGCTGAGGAGGCTGCGGGAGGAATTCGGGGACGCGGTGACTCTGAAGGGACGCGGCTACGAGGAGAAGCTGCGGAGGGACCGGGCGGAGATGCTGTACCGGCTGCAGCAGGGCCGCAGAGCCGCCGCCATGGGCGGCATCGTGCGCTCGGAGCCGGGGCGGCGGTGAGGCGGAGCTCCGTCAACCCGCGGCCCCGTCGCCTCCGCGTTGCGGTCCGACGAATGGAAGCGCCGGATTTGGGGCCGCGGACGAAGAGCTTCATTGGTTCCGAAGGGCGAAGCGGCGGCCgcaaaatgggggggggggactgGGGACGGGGGGGGGCAGCGCAGAGCTGCGGCTCTCGGACCCGAAGGTCTTCCCAAAATCCTCGAGGCTCCCCCAAAACTCTGGGTCTCCCCCCAAAACGTTGGGGCTCCCCCAGGCCCGAAGGTCCTCCCTGCATCCTTGGGGCCCCCCCAAAACGTTGGGGCTCCCCCAGACCCAAAGGTCTCCCCCCACACCCTTGGGCGCCCCACAAACCCGTGGGTCTCCCCCAAATCTTTGGGTCTCCCCCCCCCTCTTGTTCTGTTCCTACAAATGGAAGCGATGGATTTGGGGCCATGGATGACGAGTTTTATTGGCCCCAAAGGAGAAAACGGAGCCCACAGaatggggggcggggggggggggggggggaacagaCGACACAACAAAGCTGTGCAGACCGCGTGGCCCCACgtccccacatctccccccccccctttatgTTTTGGGGTCACATCCCCACGGCGTCCCCAGTTGCACCCCAGTTTGTTTGGGGTCACATCCACACGTCCCCAAATGCATCCCCGAGGCTTTGGGGTCACGTCCCAGCTGCATCCCTCGAGGTTTTCAGGGTTTCCATCCCAACCCCTCGAGGTTTTCGGCTCTCACAGCCCCACTCGTGTCCCCAATGCCCCCACACGTGTCCCCAGTGTCTCTGAGCACATCCCCGAGGCTTTGGGGCTCACATTCCAGCTGCATCCTGTGATGGTTTTGGGGTTCACATCCCCACCACAcgtccccactgtccccagaAGTGTCCCCAAGGCTTTGGGGCTCCCATCGCAGCTGCATCCCTCGAGGTTTTTGGGGTGTCCATCCCAACCCCTCGAAGTTTTCGGCTCTCCCACCCCACTCGTGTCCCCAGCGCCCCCACTCGTGTCCCCCAATGTCTCTCAGCACATCCCCAAGGAGTTGGGGGTCTCATGTCCCCAGCTGCATCCCTTGAGGTTTTCGGGGTTCACATCCCCTCCACAcgtccccagtgtccccagaAGTGTCCCCAAGGCTTTGGGGCTCACATCCCCAGCTGCATCCTTCGAGGTTTCCGGCTCTCACAGCCCCACTCGTGTCCCCAATGCCCCCACACGTGTCCCCAGTGTCTCTGAGCACACCCCCAAGGCTTTGGGGCTCACATTCCAGCTGCATCCTGTGATGTTTTTGGGGTCCACATCCCCACCACAcgtccccactgtccccagaAGTGTCCCCAAGGCTTTGGGGCTCCCATCGCAGCTGCATCCCTCGAGGTTTTCAGGCTTTCCATCCCAACCCCTCGAAGTTTCCGGCTCTCCCCCCCCCCGTGTCCCCAGCGCCCCCAAATGTGCCCCCAATGTCTCTGAGCACATCCCCACGGGGTTGGGGTCTCACGTCCCCCCCATTCCCCAAATGCACCCCCGAGGCTTTGGGGctcccatccccacatccccagaTGCATCCTTTGGGGTTTTCGGGGTTCACATCCCCCTCCACAcgtccccagtgtccccaggTGTCCCCAAGGCTTTGGGGCTcacatcccagctgcatcctTCGAGGTTTTCGGCTCTCACAGCCCCCCCCcgtgtccccagtgtccccaaaTGTGCCCCCAATGTCTCTGAGCACATCGCCAAGGATTTGGGGCTGCATCCTGTGATGTTTTTGGGGTTCACATCCCCACCACACGTCCCCCCATTCCCCAGGTGTCCCCAAGGCTTTGGGGCTCCCATCGCAGCTGCATCCCTCGAGGTTTTCAGGGTTTCCACCCCAACCCCTCAAGGTTTTCGGCTCTCACAGCCCCACTCGTGTCCCCAGTGCCCCCACACGTGTCCCCAGTGTCTCTGAGCACATTGCCAAGGATTTGGGGTCTCACGTCCCCCCATTCCCCAAATGCACCTCCGAGGCTTTGGGGCTCACATCCCCAAATGCAGCCTTTGAGGTTTTTGGCTCTGACACCCCCACTCGTGTCCCCAGCGCCCCCAAATGTGCCCCCAATGTCTCTCAGCACATCCCCAAAGGGTCGGGATCTCACGTCCCCCCCATTCCCCAGGTGTCCCCAAGTCTTTGGGGCTCCCATCGCAGCTGCATCCCTCGAGGTTTCCAGGTTTTCCATCCCAACCCCTTGAGGTTTCcggctcccccccccccccaaatgtGCCCCCAATGTCTCTCAGCACATCCCCAAGGAGTTGGGGGTCTCATGTCCCCAGCTGCATCCCTTGAGATTTTCGGGGTTCACATCCCCTCCACAcgtccccagtgtccccaggcGTCCCCAAGGCTTTGGGGCTCACATCCCCAGCTGCATCCTTCGAGGTTTTCGGCTCTCACAGCCCCACTCGTGTTCCCAGTGTCTCTGAGCACATCCCCGAGGCTTTGGGGCTCACATTCCAGCTGCATCCTGTGATGGTTTTGGGGTTCACATCCCCACCACAcgtccccactgtccccagaAGTGTCCCCGAGGCTTTGGGGCTCCCATCGCAGCTGCATCCCTCGAGGTTTCCAGGTTTTCCATCCCAACCCCTCGAGGTTTCtggctcccccccccccccccgtgtcCCCAGCGCCCCCAAATGTGCCCCCAATGTCTCTGAGCACATCGCCAAGGAGTTGGGGGTCTCACGTCCCCAGCTGCATCCTGTGATGTTTTTGGGGTTCACATCCCCACCACAcgtccccagtgtccccaaaTGCATCCCCAAGGCTTTGGGGCTCCCATCGCAGCTGCATCCCTTGACGTTTCCAGGTTTTCCATCCCAACCCCTCGAGGTTTTCAGCTCTCACAGCCCCACTCGTGTCCCCAGCACCCCCAAATGTGTCCCCAGTGTCTCTCAGCACATCCCAAGGCTTTGGGGCTCACATTCCAGCTGCATCCTTTTGGGTTTTCGGGCTTCACATCCCCTCCACAcgtccccagtgtccccaggTGTCCCCAAGGCTTTGGGGCTCACATCCCCAGCTGCATCCTTCGAGGTTTTCGGCTCTCACAGCCCCCCCcgtgtccccagtgtccccaaaTGTGCCCCCAATGTCTCTGAGCACATCGCCAAGGATTTGGGGCTGCATCCTGTGATGTTTTTGGGGTTCACATCCCCTCCACAcgtccccactgtccccaggTGTCCCCAAGGCTTTGGGGCTCCCATCGCAGCTGCATCCCTCGACGTTTCCAGGTTTTCCATCCCAACCCCTCGAGGTTTCcggctccccccccccccccgtgtcCCCAACGCCCCCAAACCGCGTCCCCTCACGCCGCCCCATCTCAGCCCATGCTGTCCCTCACCTGCTGCACGATGCGAGCGCGCACGGCCCGCGCCTCGCTGGAGATCTGCACGTGCGGAGCCTGCAGGGGGAGCTCGGGCTCGGGCTCGGGCTCGGGGCCGTCGGGGGGCTCGAGCGGCATGCGGCGCCGCAGGGCGATGTTGTGCAGCACGCAGCAGGCCAGGAAGATCTGGCAGACCTTCTGGGGGGCGTATTGCAGGCAGCCCCCCGCCGCGTCCAGGCAGCGGAAGCGCCGTTTCAGGAGGCTCAAAGTGTGGCGCAGGGCGGCCAGGGCCTGGTGGTGCAGCGCGTTGTAACGCTCCTCCGCCGGGCCGCAGGGGAACAGGATGGGGGTCATCAGCCACGTCTTCAGAGGGTAACTGCGGTCACCTGGGGGGGCGGCCGCGTCACGGCGGGGGTCCCAAAGGGTCCCTCAGGGCCGCGGGGCTCCGTGAGGCGTCGCGAGGAGCCCACAGCAAAAGGCCTCCCCCAAAGCCAAAGCTCCTCTCTGCATCTTGGGCTCTGCCCCAAAACCTTGGGGTCTCCCCCACAGCCAAAGGTCTCCCCCACAGTCAAACGTCTTC
Above is a genomic segment from Lagopus muta isolate bLagMut1 chromosome 38 unlocalized genomic scaffold, bLagMut1 primary SUPER_38_unloc_1, whole genome shotgun sequence containing:
- the LOC125687554 gene encoding putative nuclease HARBI1, translated to MTPILFPCGPAEERYNALHHQALAALRHTLSLLKRRFRCLDAAGGCLQYAPQKVCQIFLACCVLHNIALRRRMPLEPPDGPEPEPEPELPLQAPHVQISSEARAVRARIVQQDAAGM
- the LOC125687551 gene encoding melanoma-associated antigen C1-like isoform X2; the encoded protein is MHPRGFGVTSQLHPSRFSGFPSQPLEVFGSHSPTRVPNAPTRVPSVSEHIPEALGLTFQLHPVMVLGFTSPPHVPTVPRSVPKALGLPSQLHPSRFLGCPSQPLEVFGSPTPLVSPAPPLVSPNVSQHIPKELGVSCPQLHPLRFSGFTSPPHVPSVPRSVPKALGLTSPAASFEVSGSHSPTRVPNAPTRVPSVSEHTPKALGLTFQLHPVMFLGSTSPPHVPTVPRSVPKALGLPSQLHPSRFSGFPSQPLEVSGSPPPRVPSAPKCAPNVSEHIPTGLGSHVPPIPQMHPRGFGAPIPTSPDASFGIFGVHIPSTRPQCPQASPRLWGSHPQLHPSRFSALTAPLVFPVSLSTSPRLWGSHSSCIL
- the LOC125687551 gene encoding serine/threonine-protein kinase WNK2-like isoform X1, with product MHPRGFGVTSQLHPSRFSGFPSQPLEVFGSHSPTRVPNAPTRVPSVSEHIPEALGLTFQLHPVMVLGFTSPPHVPTVPRSVPKALGLPSQLHPSRFLGCPSQPLEVFGSPTPLVSPAPPLVSPNVSQHIPKELGVSCPQLHPLRFSGFTSPPHVPSVPRSVPKALGLTSPAASFEVSGSHSPTRVPNAPTRVPSVSEHTPKALGLTFQLHPVMFLGSTSPPHVPTVPRSVPKALGLPSQLHPSRFSGFPSQPLEVSGSPPPRVPSAPKCAPNVSEHIPTGLGSHVPPIPQMHPRGFGAPIPTSPDASFGVFGVHIPLHTSPVSPGVPKALGLTSQLHPSRFSALTAPPVSPVSPNVPPMSLSTSPRIWGCIL